Proteins found in one Phalacrocorax carbo chromosome 14, bPhaCar2.1, whole genome shotgun sequence genomic segment:
- the LOC104050130 gene encoding sodium-dependent lysophosphatidylcholine symporter 1-like isoform X2, which produces MLLKDTVMSEVMLPGGHEDAGPRRLTQEGALPQRGVVCREEKPGLPLCRKVCYAVGGIPYQMTSNVLGFFLQIFLLDVVQMEPFHASLIIFLGRAWDAVTDPAIGFLVSKSPRRKYGKLVPWIACSMPFGVLSYCMTWSTLSDATPSSLKFLWYLFMYSFFQTCMTCHHVPYSSLTMFLGGTQRDRDSATAYRMGLEVFSTLLGSGIQGQIVGSYHARMMSSCFMSNETLANTSTSGLMDSVENTRRAYVFASLLLGLIYCLSCLILVFGVREHPGPLRPLGKVELPFASCLRMIMGHKPYTQLLCGFLFASLAFQITQGIFAFFCTHAAGLAGKFQHLVLIMLVTASLSIPFWQCFLGRFGKKTAVTLGLALIIPALVAITQVMHNFLAFIFLVIIAGCSMAVLYLLPWSMLPDAVDDFMLRNPSCLNLEALFYSFYVFFNKFAGGLAVGISTLSLHFAGYRAGDCTYNRSIILTLQLLMAPVPISLLLIAIIIFCLHPIDEERRKQMRMEMEAMGHQVRCSSQE; this is translated from the exons GAGAAGCCAGGACTGCCACTCTGCAGGAAGGTTTGCTATGCTGTTGGGGGCATTCCCTACCAGATGACAAGCAACgtccttgggttttttctccaaATCTTCCTATTGGATGTTGTGCAG aTGGAGCCATTCCATGCCTCTTTGATCATTTTCCTTGGAAGAGCCTGGGATGCGGTTACTGACCCTGCTATTGGCTTCCTGGTCAGCAAAAGCCCAAGGAGAAAATATGGCAAGCTGGTCCCATG GATCGCATGCTCCATGCCATTTGGGGTGCTCAGCTACTGCATGACGTGGTCCACTCTCTCGGATgccaccccctcctccctgaAATTCCTGTGGTACCTGTTCATGTACAGCTTCTTCCAGACTTGCATGACT TGCCACCACGTGCCGTACTCTTCCCTGACAATGTTCCTGGGAGGAACCCAGAGAGACCGTGACTCGGCCACTGCCTATA GAATGGGGTTGGAGGTGTTCAGCACACTCCTTGGGTCAGGAATCCAGGGGCAGATTGTGGGCAGTTACCATGCCCGCATGATGAGCAGCTGTTTCATGTCAAACGAAACCCTGGCCAACACCAGCACCTCTGGCCTCATGGACTCTGTGGAGAACACG CGTAGGGCCTACGTATTTGCATCCCTGCTCCTGGGTTTAATCTATTGCCTGTCCTGTCTGATTCTCGTCTTTGGAGTCAGGGAGCATCCTG GGCCCCTCAGACCACTGGGGAAGGTTGAGCTTCCCTTTGCCAGCTGCCTGAGGATGATCATGGGACACAAGCCCTACACCCAGCTGCTGTGTGGCTTCCTCTTTGCATCCCTGGCCTTCCAG ATCACACAGGGGATCTTTGCCTTCTTCTGTACTCATGCTGCGGGATTGGCTGGGAAGTTTCAGCATTTAGTGCTTATCATGTTG GTCACAGCTTCCCTCTCTATTCCCTTCTGGCAGTGTTTTTTGGGGagatttggaaagaaaacagcagtgacTCTGGGACTGGCG CTGATCATCCCAGCCCTGGTAGCCATCACCCAGGTGATGCACAACTTCCTGGCCTTCATCTTCCTGGTGATCATAGCAGGCTGCAGCATGGCTGTGCTGTACCTTTTACCATG GTCCATGCTGCCAGATGCAGTGGATGACTTCATGCTGAGAAACCCCAGCTGCCTCAACCTGGAGGCTCTCTTCTACTCATTTTACGTCTTCTTCAACAAGTTTGCAGGTGGCCTTGCTGTGGGGATATCAACACTGAGTTTACA TTTTGCAGGTTACCGTGCTGGAGACTGCACGTACAACCGTTCCATCATCCTGACCCTGCAGCTTCTCATGGCCCCAGTCCCAATAAGCCTGCTGCTCATTGCCATAATCATCTTCTGCCTCCATCCCATcgatgaggagaggaggaagcagatgAGAATGGAGATGGAGGCAATGGG GCACCAGGTACGGTGCAGCAGCCAAGAATAA